Proteins from a genomic interval of Panthera uncia isolate 11264 chromosome C1 unlocalized genomic scaffold, Puncia_PCG_1.0 HiC_scaffold_4, whole genome shotgun sequence:
- the SSBP3 gene encoding single-stranded DNA-binding protein 3 isoform X5: MPGGPIPPGFFQGPPGSQPSPHAQPPPHNPSSMMGPHSQPFMSPRYAGGPRPPIRMGNQPPGGVPGTQPLLPNSMDPTRQQGHPNMGGSMQRMNPPRGMGPMGPGPQILQRQSLTSPTSPVLLPVHLLVHSFIDSAPSLWRLNYGSGMRPPPNSLGPAMPGINMGPGAGRPWPNPNSANSIPYSSSSPGTYVGPPGGGGPPGTPIMPSPADSTNSSDNIYTMINPVPPGGSRSNFPMGPGSDGPMGGMGGMEPHHMNGSLGSGDIDGLPKNSPNNISGISNPPGTPRDDGELGGNFLHSFQNDNYSPSMTMSV, from the exons GGTCCTCCGGGGTCACAGCCCTCGCCGCACGCACAGCCTCCACCTCACAATCCCAGCAGCATGATGGGACCCCACAGTCAG CCTTTTATGTCACCGCGATACGCAGGCGGCCCCAGGCCCCCGATCAGAATGGGAAACCAG CCTCCAGGAGGAGTTCCTGGGACCCAGCCACTGCTACCCAATTCCATGGATCCCACCCGACAACAAG GGCACCCCAACATGGGAGGATCAATGCAGAGAATGAACCCTCCCCGAGGCATGGGACCCATGGGGCCCGGCCCACAG ATTCTACAAAGGCAGAGTTTAACCAGCCCAACCAGCCCAGTTTTACTTCCTGTTCATTTACTCGTTCACTCCTTCATTGATTCAGCACCCAGTCTGTGGCGGCTG AATTACGGCAGCGGCATGAGACCACCACCCAACTCCCTCGGCCCCGCCATGCCCGGGATTAACAT gggccCGGGAGCTGGCAGACCCTGGCCAAATCCTAACAGTGCTAACTCA attccatactCCTCCTCATCACCTGGTACCTATGTG GGACCTCCTGGCGGTGGTGGCCCCCCAGGAACACCCATCATGCCTAGTCCTGCAG ATTCAACAAATTCCAGTGACAACATCTACACAATGATTAATCCGGTGCCGCCTGGAGGCAGCCGGTCCAAC TTCCCGATGGGTCCAGGTTCGGACGGCCCGATGGGAGGCATGGGCGGCATGGAACCACACCACATGAACGGATCGTTAG ggtCAGGTGACATAGATGGACTTCCAAAA aatTCTCCTAACAACATAAGTGGCATTAGCAATCCTCCAGGCACCCCTCGAGACGATGGTGAGCTAGGAGGGAACTTCCTCCACTCCTTCCAGAATGACAAT TATTCTCCAAGCATGACGATGAGCGTGTGA